A region of Liolophura sinensis isolate JHLJ2023 chromosome 8, CUHK_Ljap_v2, whole genome shotgun sequence DNA encodes the following proteins:
- the LOC135473106 gene encoding anaphase-promoting complex subunit 10-like: MAIKISGVQNLDVFQEEKEGKLREVGSQAVWSLSSCKPGFGVEQLRDDSNDTYWQSDGPQPHLINIQFRRKTTIHDVCLYGDYKADESYTPNRLSIRAGNHFNDLGEVEQVELSEPQGWVSIPLRDLEDKPLRTFMIQIAVLSNHQNGRDTHIRRIKVRSPVQDFTFGKLPNFTSWKCYQFSTIR, translated from the exons ATGGCCATAAAGATCAGTGGCGTGCAGAATTTAGATGTGTTCCAGGAAGAGAAGGAGGGTAAACTACGAGAGGTTGGCTCCCAGGCAGTCTGGTCCCTCTCTTCTTGTAAACCAG GGTTTGGTGTGGAACAGTTGAGAGATGATTCCAATGACACGTACTGGCAGTCGGACGGCCCACAACCCCATCTCATTAACATACAGTTCCGCCGGAAAACCACAATCCACGATGTCTGTCTGTACGGAGACTACAAAGCTGATGAAAGTTACACCCCCAATAG GTTGTCAATCCGAGCAGGGAACCATTTCAATGACCTGGGTGAGGTAGAACAGGTAGAGTTGAGTGAACCTCAGGGCTGGGTCAGCATACCGCTGAGAGATCTGGAGGACAAACCTTTGCGCACGTTCATGATCCAGATAGCTGTCCTTTCAAACCACCAGAACGGTAGGGACACACACATTCGCAGGATAAAGGTTCGCTCACCTGTCCAAGACTTTACCTTTGGTAAACTGCCAAACTTTACCTCATGGAAGTGCTACCAGTTCTCAACAATCAGATGA